The segment GACAAGGAATGGTCGCAGCTGCAGTCGTCCACCTGGGTGCTGGACGGCAAGGCAGATGCGCCGCGCGTCATCTACACCTTCAGCGATGCCAACTGCCCCTATTGCAACGCCTTCTGGGAAGCTGCACGCCCCTGGGTGGATTCCGGCAAGGTCCAGTTGCGGCACATTCTGGTAGGCATCATCAAGGATGACAGCCCGGCCAAAGCCGCGGCCATTCTTGGCGCGCCTGACCGGAGTGCGGCGTTGTTGACGAACGAGCGGCAGTTTGGCCAGGGCGGGATTACGCCAGCCAAGAGCGTGCCTGCCGATGTGCGCAAGATCCTCGATGACAACCTGGCACTCATGGCGAGCACCGGCTTCCGGGGGACGCCCGGCATCGTTGTACGCGGCCCCAATGGGATCCTCAAGAAGTACAACGGCATGCCGCGAGGGGCGCAATTGGGTGAAGTGCTGGGGCCGCGCTGAACCAGCCGCCCAGGCGCCGAACCTGATGGCCGCTTCTCTCAGCCCGCATCTCAGGCTGCTCAACGGAAATTGCACAAAGGATCATTCACTATGCTCTCGCTGACGGGTGGAGTGCTGGGCCTCATCATCGGAGCCGTGCTGGGATTGACTGGCGCCGGCGGCGGCATCTTCGCGGTGCCGGCGCTGGTGTTCGGCCTGGGCATGGACATCCGTCAGGCCGCGCCCGTGGCGCTGCTCGCCGTGGGAGCAGCGGCGACCCTGGGCGCTTTGCAGGGCTTGCGCCAGGGGGTAGTTCGGTACAAGGCAGCGATGATGTTGGCGGCTGCCGGCGCCGTGACGGCTCCGCTGGGCGTGCAGTTTGCCCACTGGCTTTCGCCTCGATGGCTGAACCTGATCTTCGTCGCCATCATGCTCGTGGTGGCCTACCGGATGTTCATGTCATCTCGCGGCAGCCAGACGCAGGACGATCTGGCTGACGAGCCAGCCCGGGTCTGCAAGATCTCCAAGGACACCGGCCGCTTCGTCTGGAACGTGCGAACAGCGACCACGCTGGGGAGCATCGGCATCGTCTCCGGTTTGGCCACGGGCATGTTGGGGGTGGGCGGCGGATTCATCATCGTCCCGGCTCTGGCGCATTTCAGCGAGCTGCGCATGCACAGCATCGTCGCGACCTCGCTCATGGTGATCGCGCTGCTGTCCGCTGTAACCGTGTTCATCGCGTGGAGTCATGGCATGACGCTCACCGCGCCCGCCTGGACATTCGTTCTCACGGCGCTCGTGGGCATGTCGCTCGGCCGTGTTCTGGCACGCAGGATTCCCTCAAAGATGCTCCAGCGGGTGTTTTCGATCACCTGCGTGGCCGTGGCGGCCCTCATGCTCATGCGCAATGTTGGCTAGAGGTCCGATGTTCGATTAATTGATTGTGGACGGGAAAATTCAATGCAGACAAGGAAAGTAGATGTCGCCATCATTGGCGCGGGAACCGCTGGCAGCACCGCATTCCATGCGCTGAAAGCGACAGGCAAACAGGTGGTTCTGATCGATCGGGGGCCATTGGGGACGACCTGCGCGCGCGTCGGATGCATGCCCTCGA is part of the Cupriavidus metallidurans CH34 genome and harbors:
- the dsbG gene encoding thiol:disulfide interchange protein DsbG, producing MFAQRSHISFLLAASFMVVTGCSKAETADKPAVLKALEGQGLTVTQEFKVGGGLRAFAAVAGDRPIAVYITSDGNAIVGTRLNAKGEPMDEADLEKLAAKPVSDKEWSQLQSSTWVLDGKADAPRVIYTFSDANCPYCNAFWEAARPWVDSGKVQLRHILVGIIKDDSPAKAAAILGAPDRSAALLTNERQFGQGGITPAKSVPADVRKILDDNLALMASTGFRGTPGIVVRGPNGILKKYNGMPRGAQLGEVLGPR
- a CDS encoding sulfite exporter TauE/SafE family protein, with the translated sequence MLSLTGGVLGLIIGAVLGLTGAGGGIFAVPALVFGLGMDIRQAAPVALLAVGAAATLGALQGLRQGVVRYKAAMMLAAAGAVTAPLGVQFAHWLSPRWLNLIFVAIMLVVAYRMFMSSRGSQTQDDLADEPARVCKISKDTGRFVWNVRTATTLGSIGIVSGLATGMLGVGGGFIIVPALAHFSELRMHSIVATSLMVIALLSAVTVFIAWSHGMTLTAPAWTFVLTALVGMSLGRVLARRIPSKMLQRVFSITCVAVAALMLMRNVG